From the Hevea brasiliensis isolate MT/VB/25A 57/8 chromosome 15, ASM3005281v1, whole genome shotgun sequence genome, one window contains:
- the LOC110655594 gene encoding 28 kDa ribonucleoprotein, chloroplastic → MAATAAAAVGSSFSPSFHTLKCTNPKHFLSDSLLKVPATRIMTAASIIHRSYAIEPLSSVAVSWRVPRVSAAVAQEEAAATAPVEEVLHQDEQKQVAGEGEKEADETLVNAKLYFGNLPYNVDSAQLAGIIQDYGTPELVEVLYDRETGRSRGFAFVTMSSVEDCNAVIENLDGSQYMGRILRVNFSDKPKPKEPLYPETEHKLFIGNLSWSVTSESLTQAFQEYGNVVGARVLYDGETGRSRGYGFVCYSTRSEMENALESLNGVELEGRAMRVSLAQGKKS, encoded by the exons TTTCTCCATCCTTTCATACCCTCAAATGCACGAATCCTAAGCATTTTCTATCTGATTCTCTTCTTAAAGTTCCGGCAACTCGCATCATGACTGCAGCCTCCATAATCCATCGCTCTTATGCTATAGAACCACTTTCATCAGTTGCAGTCTCCTGGCGTGTGCCTAGAGTATCTGCAGCTGTTGCTCAAGAGGAGGCTGCCGCTACTGCTCCTGTGGAAGAGGTTTTGCACCAGGATGAACAGAAGCAAGTAGCAGGAGAAGGTGAAAAAGAAGCTGATGAGACCCTTGTTAACGCTAAGCTTTACTTTGGGAATTTGCCTTATAATGTTGATAGTGCACAGCTTGCTGGAATCATTCAAGATTATGGCACTCCTGAGCTCGTTGAG GTTCTTTACGACAGAGAAACTGGAAGAAGTAGAGGTTTTGCATTTGTAACGATGAGCAGCGTTGAAGATTGTAATGCAGTGATTGAAAATCTTGATGGAAGT CAATACATGGGTCGCATCTTGAGGGTGAACTTTTCTGACAAACCTAAACCGAAGGAACCTTTATATCCAGAAACAGAACACAAGCTTTTTATTGGGAATTTATCCTGGTCGGTAACATCAGAAAGTTTGACACAAGCTTTTCAAGAATATGGAAATGTGGTTGGAGCAAGAGTTCTATACGATGGGGAGACCGGAAGGTCGCGAGGTTATGGTTTTGTGTGCTACTCAACCCGATCAGAGATGGAAAATGCCCTTGAGTCTCTTAATGGAGTG GAACTAGAAGGACGAGCAATGCGTGTAAGCTTAGCTCAAGGGAAAAAATCATAA